Within Candidatus Omnitrophota bacterium, the genomic segment CTCATTACTTGCCCTTCCTTTTTATCTGTGATAGTATCGAATGGCTGGAATATGGGGGGAAATATTGCTGGGAAGAGACAGGAGAAGAATCCTTGAACGCCTCTCGAACCGCTTATAAAGAAGAAATGGAACGCCCTTCCAAGAATGAATTTCTGGATGGGACCGAACTGGAACTCAGAGAAAAAGACGCCTATCGCATCGTACGTAAAAATATGTTATGGTCGATGGGTTTGGGGGCGATTCCCATTCCTCTCGTCGATTTCATCAGCGTAGCCGCGTTCCAGGCCAAAGCGCTAAAAGAATTATCTGATCTTTACGATATTCCCTTCTTCCACCACACGGTGAAAAACCTAGTGGCCACGCTGATCAGCGGATATGGAACGGTTTACTTTGGCCAAGCTCTCGCCGTCAGCGCCAGCAAAGCGATCCCCGTTCTCGGCCCGCTAGCCAGTTTGACATCTTTGCCGATCATGGCGGGCGCATTAACTTACGCCACGGGGAAAATCTTTATTCAGCATTTCGAATCCGGCGGTACTTTTTTGACCTTCGATCCGAAGAAAGTGCGGAACTATTTCCACGAATATTTCCAGGAAGGATTGAAAGAAGCCGCCAAATTTGGCAAACAACCATCTGCGGAAAGCCAAGCGCCGCACGCCGCAGCCAAAGAGGCTCCAGCAACAGCCAAAGAACCGCCGGCCGAGAAGAAAGAAACTCCGGCGGAAGTCCATGAGCCGTTCGCCGCGAATAATGAAGAACCAACGGAATCCAAAGAAACAACCATGAAGAAAGCAGCGGCCAGTGAAAGCAAAGAAACATCCGGAGGAGGGAAAAAAGAGACTGTCGTTGCGAGCAAAGACGCTTCGAAAAAAGCGCCAGGCCGTTCCTAGTGGTCTATTTCAATTGATTTTTATAGTTTCGTTATTGAAAAACTCCCTCACCCTAATCCTATCCCAGAGGACGAGGGAACAATTTCCATTGAAATAAAGCACGAGTATATCCGCCTGTTGGATAGAGGGTAGAGTCAATGCATATTCTTATCTATCTTGCCTTATGCGCGCTGGTCGGCTTAATAGGAAAAAACCGCAAATTCGGTTTTTGGGGATATTTTTTTGCGTCGATCATTTTTACCCCTATTGGAGGATTGCTTTTAATCGTTCCCTCGGAGAAACATACTTCTTAACGAACGCAAAACCAATCCATATCCAAACGAATCCAAAAGCGCAAGCGTTAATTCTATTCGTTATCCTAACCTTTTGCATTGGCCAGAAGGACGAGAGGAATAGAATAAAAAAGCCGGACTTACCGAAACCACGAAACGGTTTATACTATTCCGTTCCCGGCATTGGACGCCGCGCGAATTTCCGTAGGGATGCCAATAAGGCGTGAGGCAAGCATGGAACCAATCCAAGAAACGGCGTCTGCGAAAAAACCCAGCCTTTGGCGAAGGTTGCGCGCCTGGTGGGTAAGGCGGCGGTTCGCCATTCAGATAGGTCTCGCCATCTTTATGCTTCTCTTTTTATATTTTTGGAACAATATCGTCATTTCCGTCCATTCCGGAGAGTTGGCCGTCTTATGGCTTCGATTCTTCGGGGGCACCGTTTTGGATCGCACCTACGGCGAGGGCATCCATCTTATTTTCCCCTGGGACAGAATGTACATTTACGACGTGCGCGTGCAAAATCTGGAAGACGAGTTCAGCGTATTGACTGTGGATGGCCTGAACGTCGAAGTTTCTATTTCCATCCGTTTTCGTCCCGTACCGGAAACGCTGGGCATTCTTCACAAAAACCTGGGGCCCGATTACATCCAAAAGATCATTTCCCCGGAAATCCAATCCGTCCTGCGCGTTATCATCGGCCAGCTGCATCCGGAAGAAATCTTTACCACTCAGCGCGATATTCTTCGAACCGCCATCCGCGAATCCTTATTGCAAATGTCGGAAAAAAACATCAAACTGGACGACCTTCTCATCAAAAAAATCATGCTTCCGCCTAAAGTCAAGGACGCAATCGAAAGCAAACTGCGGCAACAGCAAATCGCTTTGGAATACGAATACCGCTTGTTGGAGGAAGAACAGGAAGCCAAACGCAAGAAAATCGAGGCGCAGGGCATCCGCGATTTTCAGGATATCGTTTCCGATGGCATATCACAGCCGTTGCTGCGGTGGCGCGGCATCGAAGCGACTTTGGAATTGGCGAAATCGCCCAACGCCAAAATCGTCATCATCGGCGGCCCGCAGGACGGCCTGCCGCTTATTTTGAATACGGGAGACGCCCTATCCGGTATTCCGCAATCGGCTTCCGCCGCCATCCCCACGGTGACGGAAATGATTCCCTCTTTCAATACGAATTTCAACACTAGTTTCCGTTCCAGCAGCGGCGGACTTTTCCATTGATCCGCAAGCAGAGAGATCGGCGGGCTACGCTCCGCTTTTTGCCTACCCTACGACGTCGCTTTGTCCCCTTGTCGCTTTTGGCGGGCTACACATCGCTTTGAGCCCACCCTACGACTTTGAGACTGGGAGACTAGGGGACTTATCCCCATTTCGCCTTGTCCCCTTGTCCCCCCTTGTCCCCTTGTCGCTTTTGGTGGGCTACGCTTCGCTTAGAGCCCACCCTACATAGTTCTCCATTCCCAGAAATGAAAAACGCCGGTTTCGTCCTCGACGGCGGCGGCGGCGGCGTATCCTTCTTTAACGTCAATCGTTTTTATCGTCCAACGCTCTCTCTCATTCGCCGGATCATGAATGGTTAAACGAACCTCCTCATCATTCGGATCGGTGGATACTTCAAAACTATCCAAAGGAATCGAGAGGCCCATCCCTTGGGCTTTGATATACGCCTCCTTGCGCGTCCAACAATGGAAAAACGATGGAATGCTTTTAATATTGGCGGCTTCTTGCGGCGAAAAGAAACGCCTGGCTATGGATTCGTATTCGATATTCTCGCGCATCCATTCCACATCCACACCGATGCGGCGCCGCTCGGCGACGGCGATCAAGGCCATCAGATGGCTATGCGATAGATTGAACTCGATGGGGCTGTTGGCGAGGTATGGCTTGCCGTAATCGTTGTTTCGATACGCGATTTCCTGAGAATCGATGGACAAATAGCGGCTGAGGATTTCCCGCAATGCGCCGTGGGATGCGATAAACCGGTTTCGATGCTTGGGGAAGCAAAAACGATCCGTCCGGACGCGCTCTTCTTCCGAGAGAAGAAGATAGAAGCGGCCCAAGGTTTGCGGCGTGATGTCGAGATGGGCGCGCCATACATGGACTTCTTGCGGACAGAGTATCAGAGAAGCGGGGGGATCGCTCCAAACTGCTGGGCGGGAATCCGCGTTCATGCCAGCATCCCATTGAGATTATGCGCGATGGCTTCGATCAACGCTTTCTGTTCGCGATGGAGGAAAAAATGATCGCCGGGAAACAATTTCAACTCCGTTGACGCGCTGGTTTGGACGCTCCAACCCTCCAATTCCTCCCGGCGAACTTCGGCGTCATCCAGGCCGCCGAATATGTTTATCGGCATGGTCAAGGGCAGCTCGTGTTTATAGGTATAGGTTTCGTGCATTCGAAAATCCGCCCTTAAAGCGGGCAATACCAGTTCCATGAGTTCGGCGTTGTTCAATACTTCATCGGGAGTGCCCTTGAATCGGCGCAATTCCTTCATGAATTCGTCATGAGGAAGATTGTGAATTGGGGATTTTCTTGGCGGTATATGCGGC encodes:
- a CDS encoding DUF697 domain-containing protein codes for the protein HYLPFLFICDSIEWLEYGGKYCWEETGEESLNASRTAYKEEMERPSKNEFLDGTELELREKDAYRIVRKNMLWSMGLGAIPIPLVDFISVAAFQAKALKELSDLYDIPFFHHTVKNLVATLISGYGTVYFGQALAVSASKAIPVLGPLASLTSLPIMAGALTYATGKIFIQHFESGGTFLTFDPKKVRNYFHEYFQEGLKEAAKFGKQPSAESQAPHAAAKEAPATAKEPPAEKKETPAEVHEPFAANNEEPTESKETTMKKAAASESKETSGGGKKETVVASKDASKKAPGRS
- a CDS encoding prohibitin family protein, yielding MEPIQETASAKKPSLWRRLRAWWVRRRFAIQIGLAIFMLLFLYFWNNIVISVHSGELAVLWLRFFGGTVLDRTYGEGIHLIFPWDRMYIYDVRVQNLEDEFSVLTVDGLNVEVSISIRFRPVPETLGILHKNLGPDYIQKIISPEIQSVLRVIIGQLHPEEIFTTQRDILRTAIRESLLQMSEKNIKLDDLLIKKIMLPPKVKDAIESKLRQQQIALEYEYRLLEEEQEAKRKKIEAQGIRDFQDIVSDGISQPLLRWRGIEATLELAKSPNAKIVIIGGPQDGLPLILNTGDALSGIPQSASAAIPTVTEMIPSFNTNFNTSFRSSSGGLFH
- a CDS encoding 4'-phosphopantetheinyl transferase superfamily protein, producing MNADSRPAVWSDPPASLILCPQEVHVWRAHLDITPQTLGRFYLLLSEEERVRTDRFCFPKHRNRFIASHGALREILSRYLSIDSQEIAYRNNDYGKPYLANSPIEFNLSHSHLMALIAVAERRRIGVDVEWMRENIEYESIARRFFSPQEAANIKSIPSFFHCWTRKEAYIKAQGMGLSIPLDSFEVSTDPNDEEVRLTIHDPANERERWTIKTIDVKEGYAAAAAVEDETGVFHFWEWRTM